A stretch of Haloferax sp. Atlit-12N DNA encodes these proteins:
- the coxB gene encoding cytochrome c oxidase subunit II, protein MVTELVPAAAFPLQSGLVPRGTRTFVFESIFEVFLLLGTLVGVVVVGYMLYNAYKYRSGSGNGHIDDEERLVLGELPSGSGGGRKLFTSFFMSMIIVVSLVSWTYLTLLYVEEGPSDAESLDVEVEGYQFGWRFTYPNGHTTDGVLRVPADQPVQLTITTADVFHNFGITELRVKSDAIPGQETETWFTADEPGTYTAQCYELCGAGHSYMSAEVIVMPPDEYEAWYANTTADNTDADSATANESSLRPAVAP, encoded by the coding sequence ATGGTCACGGAACTCGTACCGGCGGCCGCGTTCCCGCTCCAGTCGGGGTTGGTCCCGCGGGGGACGCGCACGTTCGTCTTCGAAAGCATCTTCGAGGTGTTCCTGCTCTTGGGGACGCTCGTCGGGGTCGTCGTCGTGGGGTACATGCTCTACAACGCGTACAAGTATCGCTCCGGCTCCGGAAACGGTCACATCGACGACGAGGAGCGCCTCGTCCTCGGGGAACTCCCGTCGGGGAGCGGGGGCGGGCGAAAACTGTTCACCTCGTTTTTCATGAGCATGATAATCGTCGTCTCGCTGGTCTCGTGGACGTATCTGACGCTCCTGTACGTCGAAGAGGGCCCCTCCGACGCCGAGTCGCTCGACGTCGAGGTCGAGGGCTACCAGTTCGGCTGGCGCTTTACCTATCCGAACGGCCACACCACCGACGGCGTGCTCCGGGTCCCCGCCGACCAGCCCGTCCAACTGACGATTACCACCGCGGACGTGTTCCACAACTTCGGCATCACGGAGTTACGCGTCAAGTCCGACGCCATCCCCGGCCAGGAGACGGAGACGTGGTTCACCGCCGACGAACCGGGGACGTACACCGCGCAGTGTTACGAACTCTGCGGGGCCGGCCACTCCTACATGTCCGCCGAGGTCATCGTGATGCCGCCCGACGAGTACGAAGCGTGGTACGCGAACACGACCGCGGATAACACGGACGCGGACAGCGCGACCGCGAACGAGTCGAGCCTCCGACCGGCGGTGGCACCATGA
- a CDS encoding DUF6789 family protein: MSQETPNPATAVEQQVGEAADYEITGNVILTAMASGFVGTVLMLPVLVGIPELLGLFTTEPITRFAGMAAFFGYEPTLALGAFLFGIGGVIVLPVTFVVVGAFLPPESPKYLRGVSFATLYWVGFVPAFWPAADAFVILSFLVFSLLAHWVYGLSLGYLLDLFADIPQHEV, encoded by the coding sequence ATGAGCCAAGAGACGCCGAACCCGGCCACCGCGGTAGAACAGCAAGTCGGCGAGGCCGCCGACTACGAAATCACGGGTAACGTCATCCTCACCGCGATGGCGAGCGGGTTCGTCGGGACGGTGTTGATGCTGCCCGTCCTCGTCGGCATCCCCGAACTGCTCGGTCTCTTCACGACCGAGCCGATTACGCGATTCGCCGGGATGGCGGCGTTCTTCGGTTACGAACCGACGCTCGCTCTCGGGGCCTTCCTCTTCGGCATCGGCGGTGTCATCGTCCTCCCGGTGACGTTCGTCGTCGTTGGGGCGTTCCTCCCGCCGGAGTCGCCGAAGTACCTCCGCGGCGTGTCGTTCGCGACGCTCTACTGGGTGGGGTTCGTCCCGGCGTTCTGGCCAGCAGCCGACGCGTTCGTCATCCTCTCGTTCCTCGTGTTCTCGCTTCTGGCCCACTGGGTGTACGGCCTGTCGCTCGGCTACCTGCTCGACCTGTTCGCGGACATCCCGCAACACGAGGTCTGA
- a CDS encoding YlbF family regulator, with product MSTQTTRLEELGRELGEAIADHPKYEAYEEAKAAVEADDDVQELITEFNQLREEFNVARQMGEATQEGLQKVQAAQEELHSEPVMEEYLLAQAELVGELEKINEAISEPLSVDFGGEAGGCCND from the coding sequence ATGAGCACGCAGACGACGCGGCTCGAAGAACTCGGGCGCGAACTCGGCGAAGCCATCGCCGACCATCCGAAGTACGAAGCCTACGAGGAGGCGAAGGCCGCCGTCGAAGCCGACGACGACGTGCAGGAACTCATCACGGAGTTCAACCAGCTCCGCGAGGAGTTCAACGTGGCCCGTCAGATGGGCGAAGCGACCCAAGAAGGGCTCCAGAAAGTCCAGGCGGCACAGGAGGAGCTTCACTCCGAACCCGTCATGGAGGAGTATCTCCTCGCGCAGGCCGAACTCGTCGGTGAGTTAGAGAAGATTAACGAGGCCATCTCGGAGCCGCTTTCGGTCGACTTCGGCGGCGAGGCCGGCGGTTGCTGTAACGACTGA
- a CDS encoding alpha/beta hydrolase, with protein sequence MSDIPLEHVHVEPSEPGDGPAPAVVLLHGRGSNEQDLLSIAQEFPDHVHVVSLRAPDRLQGGYTWYELDLSEGGLHQSQPHAEQFERSRNLVREAIAGAVEAYDIDPDRIGLLGFSQGAITSLSLLLDDPDDYAWVVALHGYLADSHADLDPDGIAGKPVFVGGGSMDQIIPSSRVERAAERLRDLGADVTANLYGAPHGVSPDELQDVVAFVEARV encoded by the coding sequence ATGTCTGACATCCCCCTCGAACACGTCCACGTCGAACCGTCGGAACCGGGCGACGGACCGGCTCCCGCCGTCGTGCTGCTCCACGGCCGCGGCTCGAACGAACAGGACCTCCTGTCTATCGCACAGGAGTTCCCCGACCACGTCCACGTCGTGAGCCTCCGCGCGCCCGACCGCCTGCAGGGCGGCTACACGTGGTACGAACTCGACCTCTCGGAGGGCGGCCTCCACCAGAGCCAACCCCACGCGGAGCAGTTCGAGCGCTCGCGGAACCTCGTCCGCGAGGCCATCGCCGGCGCGGTCGAGGCGTACGACATCGACCCCGACCGAATCGGCCTCCTCGGCTTCAGTCAGGGTGCGATTACCAGCCTGTCGCTCCTCCTCGACGACCCCGACGACTACGCGTGGGTCGTCGCGCTCCACGGCTACCTCGCGGACTCCCACGCCGACCTCGACCCCGACGGCATCGCCGGCAAGCCGGTGTTCGTCGGCGGCGGGTCGATGGACCAAATCATCCCGTCCTCGCGGGTCGAACGCGCCGCCGAGCGCCTCCGCGACCTCGGCGCTGACGTGACCGCAAATCTCTACGGCGCGCCCCACGGCGTCAGCCCGGACGAACTGCAGGACGTGGTCGCGTTCGTCGAAGCCCGCGTCTGA
- a CDS encoding methionine adenosyltransferase yields MSDRNIRLESADKRAVEDQEVEIVERKGIGHPDSISDGIAESVSRALSNLYLDRVGKVLHYNTDETQLVAGTAAPAFGGGEVIEPIYLLIVGRATKEYDGEKIPVDSTALRAAREYLNENIPGLDVGTDIIVDVKLGEGSGDLQDVFGEETQQVPMANDTSFGVGHAPLTETERIVLEAERALNGAAYGDDHPELGQDIKLMGKREGDVIDVTVAAAMVDQYIEDIDDYVAAVDNVREFVTDLATDYTDREVNVEVNTADDYEEGSIYLTTTGTSAEQGDDGSVGRGNRANGLITPNRPMSMEATSGKNPVNHIGKIYNLLSTHIAETVVAEVDGIRDLQVRLLSQIGRPIDEPHVADAKVITDEGVTVADIEDEVVAIIDRELANVTDITRRTIEGELSTF; encoded by the coding sequence ATGAGCGACCGAAATATCCGCCTCGAATCCGCCGACAAGCGCGCGGTCGAGGACCAGGAGGTCGAAATCGTCGAGCGAAAGGGAATCGGTCACCCTGACTCCATCTCCGACGGCATCGCCGAGAGCGTCTCCCGCGCCCTCTCGAACCTCTATCTCGACCGCGTCGGCAAGGTGCTTCACTACAACACCGACGAGACGCAACTCGTCGCCGGCACGGCCGCGCCCGCCTTCGGCGGCGGCGAGGTCATCGAGCCCATCTATCTCCTCATCGTCGGCCGCGCCACGAAGGAGTACGACGGCGAGAAGATTCCCGTCGATTCGACGGCGCTCCGGGCCGCCCGCGAGTACCTCAACGAGAACATTCCCGGACTCGACGTGGGCACGGACATCATCGTCGACGTGAAACTCGGCGAGGGCTCCGGCGACCTCCAAGACGTGTTCGGCGAGGAGACCCAGCAGGTCCCGATGGCCAACGACACGAGTTTCGGCGTCGGCCACGCCCCCCTGACCGAGACGGAGCGCATCGTCCTCGAAGCCGAGCGCGCCCTCAACGGCGCGGCCTACGGCGACGACCACCCCGAGCTCGGACAGGACATCAAGCTCATGGGCAAGCGCGAGGGTGACGTCATCGACGTGACCGTCGCCGCCGCGATGGTCGACCAGTACATCGAGGACATCGACGACTACGTCGCCGCCGTCGACAACGTCCGCGAGTTCGTCACCGACCTCGCCACCGACTACACCGACCGCGAGGTCAACGTCGAGGTCAACACCGCCGACGACTACGAGGAGGGCTCCATCTACCTCACGACGACCGGCACGTCCGCCGAGCAGGGCGACGACGGCTCCGTCGGCCGCGGCAACCGCGCCAACGGCCTCATCACGCCGAACCGCCCGATGAGCATGGAAGCGACCTCCGGCAAGAACCCCGTCAACCACATCGGGAAGATTTACAACCTGCTTTCGACCCACATCGCCGAGACGGTCGTCGCCGAGGTCGACGGCATCCGCGACCTGCAGGTCCGCCTGCTCTCGCAGATCGGTCGCCCCATCGACGAACCGCACGTCGCCGACGCGAAGGTTATCACGGACGAGGGCGTCACCGTCGCCGACATCGAAGACGAGGTCGTCGCCATCATCGACCGCGAACTCGCCAACGTGACCGACATCACCCGTCGGACCATCGAAGGCGAACTCAGCACGTTCTGA
- a CDS encoding cbb3-type cytochrome c oxidase subunit I — protein MTDASPERDAAADGGHEVAHDDHGHDFPGTGSIKRWFVTTNHKDVGILYIVTSLFFLVLGGVLAWLMRIQLLAPRALGEGILAPVAYNQAVSAHGLLMVFWFLSPFAFGFANYVVPLQLGAKDLAFPRLNALSYWLYLFSGILFGVSFFQGGTFSGGWTMYAPLSVPTFTPDVGASTAVLALVLFVASVTVSSVNFLTTMHRMRAEGLTLRNVPLFSWTILLTAWMMLFAFAALLAALLVLSSDRLLGTTYFAMESPAGALLWTHLFWFFGHPEVYIVFFPALGVMAEVFQTFTGRRIVGRKWFIIAMVLVAIQSFAVWMHHMFLTSINLQVKTLFMITTIGISLPFDLMVFALIYTMLKGKIRFTTPFLFVFGALLLFIIGGITGVFLGAVVLDYEFRGTYWVVAHFHYVMVGGVTALVGGLYYWFPKMTGRMYDEFLGKLHFAVYFVGFNLLYFPLFVAWETPRRVFDYAPELAPWHQLATVGGFVLGLSFLIMFYNLFKSAFVGEPAPDNPWEYATSAEWAVSSPPPLENFDGTPTYRNGHLEFLDTGEVALTEDRAGGPTGAAVSDGGVTASATTAVTADAELPTAEATEVEGPSHASIWPFVLSAGAFLVLLGLSPLQDAAFPEGMVGAAYATTTVAGGVVTLGSLVAMGLEPFHGPVFEEGEAWPFAGIDNGKVGMWIFLASDVVLFGGFLGAYVFTRVAFGWTGWEPIPSDPIPGLVNTYILLTSSFTVVLALVAAEKQHKWGLVTSLGATFILGIGFLVNKGLEWQHLFHEGLWLSTNVRASTFFLTTGLHAAHVIAGLVIALYLTARAWRGAYLEDSRSVEYFGLYWHFVDIVWLFLFPLFYIL, from the coding sequence ATGACCGACGCGTCTCCCGAGCGGGACGCCGCGGCCGACGGCGGCCACGAGGTCGCACACGACGACCACGGCCACGACTTCCCCGGCACGGGGAGCATCAAGCGCTGGTTCGTCACGACGAACCACAAGGACGTGGGCATCCTCTACATCGTCACGTCGCTTTTCTTCCTCGTGCTCGGCGGCGTCCTCGCGTGGCTGATGCGAATCCAACTGCTCGCTCCGCGGGCGCTCGGCGAGGGGATTCTCGCGCCCGTCGCGTACAACCAAGCCGTCTCGGCTCACGGGCTGTTGATGGTGTTCTGGTTCCTCTCGCCGTTCGCGTTCGGCTTCGCCAACTACGTCGTCCCGCTCCAACTCGGCGCGAAGGACCTCGCGTTCCCGCGGCTCAACGCGCTGTCGTACTGGCTCTATCTCTTTTCGGGCATCCTGTTCGGCGTCTCGTTCTTCCAAGGGGGGACGTTCTCCGGCGGGTGGACGATGTACGCCCCGCTGAGCGTCCCGACGTTCACGCCGGACGTGGGGGCGTCGACGGCCGTGTTGGCGCTCGTGTTGTTCGTCGCCTCGGTCACCGTCTCGTCGGTCAACTTCCTGACGACGATGCACCGGATGCGCGCCGAGGGACTGACGCTCCGAAACGTCCCGCTGTTTAGCTGGACAATTCTCCTGACGGCGTGGATGATGCTGTTCGCCTTCGCGGCGCTTCTGGCGGCGCTTCTGGTGCTCTCGTCGGACCGCCTGCTCGGGACGACCTACTTCGCCATGGAGTCGCCGGCGGGGGCGCTTCTGTGGACGCACCTGTTTTGGTTCTTCGGCCACCCCGAGGTGTACATCGTCTTCTTCCCGGCGCTCGGCGTCATGGCCGAGGTGTTCCAGACGTTCACCGGCCGCCGCATCGTCGGCCGCAAGTGGTTCATCATCGCGATGGTGCTCGTCGCCATCCAGAGCTTCGCCGTCTGGATGCATCACATGTTCCTGACGAGCATCAACCTGCAGGTGAAGACGCTGTTCATGATTACCACCATCGGCATCTCGCTGCCGTTCGACCTGATGGTGTTCGCGCTCATCTACACGATGCTGAAGGGGAAGATTCGCTTCACGACGCCGTTCCTGTTCGTCTTCGGGGCACTCCTGTTGTTCATCATCGGTGGCATCACCGGCGTCTTCCTCGGCGCGGTCGTCCTCGACTACGAGTTCCGCGGCACCTACTGGGTCGTCGCCCACTTCCACTACGTGATGGTCGGCGGGGTGACGGCGCTCGTCGGCGGCCTCTACTACTGGTTCCCGAAGATGACCGGCCGGATGTACGACGAGTTCCTCGGCAAACTCCACTTCGCCGTCTACTTCGTCGGCTTCAACCTGCTGTACTTCCCGCTTTTCGTCGCGTGGGAGACGCCGCGCCGCGTGTTCGACTACGCGCCCGAACTCGCGCCGTGGCACCAGCTCGCTACGGTCGGTGGGTTCGTCCTCGGACTGTCGTTCCTCATCATGTTCTACAACCTGTTCAAGAGCGCCTTCGTCGGCGAACCCGCGCCCGACAACCCGTGGGAGTACGCGACCTCGGCCGAGTGGGCCGTCTCGTCGCCGCCGCCGCTGGAGAACTTCGACGGGACGCCGACCTATCGAAACGGACACCTCGAATTCCTCGATACCGGCGAAGTCGCGCTGACCGAGGACCGGGCTGGCGGGCCGACCGGCGCGGCCGTCTCCGATGGCGGCGTCACCGCGTCGGCGACGACGGCGGTCACGGCGGACGCGGAACTGCCGACCGCCGAAGCGACCGAAGTCGAGGGGCCGAGTCACGCGAGTATCTGGCCGTTCGTCCTCTCCGCCGGCGCGTTCCTCGTCCTCCTCGGCCTCTCGCCGCTTCAGGACGCCGCGTTCCCCGAGGGGATGGTCGGGGCGGCCTACGCGACCACGACGGTCGCGGGCGGCGTCGTCACCCTCGGGTCGCTCGTCGCCATGGGGCTCGAACCGTTCCACGGGCCAGTCTTCGAGGAGGGCGAGGCGTGGCCCTTCGCCGGCATCGACAACGGCAAGGTCGGGATGTGGATATTCCTCGCGTCCGACGTGGTGCTGTTCGGGGGCTTCCTCGGAGCCTACGTGTTCACCCGGGTCGCCTTCGGTTGGACCGGCTGGGAGCCGATTCCGTCCGACCCGATTCCGGGGCTCGTGAACACCTACATCCTGCTCACGAGCAGTTTCACGGTCGTGCTCGCGCTCGTCGCGGCCGAGAAGCAACACAAGTGGGGTCTCGTGACGAGCCTCGGGGCCACGTTCATCCTCGGCATCGGCTTCCTCGTCAACAAGGGGTTGGAGTGGCAGCACCTGTTCCACGAGGGGCTGTGGCTCTCGACGAACGTCCGCGCCTCGACGTTCTTCCTCACGACCGGCCTGCACGCCGCCCACGTCATCGCGGGGCTCGTTATCGCACTGTACCTGACCGCGCGCGCCTGGCGGGGCGCGTATCTCGAAGACAGCCGCTCGGTGGAGTACTTCGGCCTCTACTGGCACTTCGTCGACATCGTCTGGCTGTTCCTGTTCCCGCTGTTCTACATCCTGTGA
- the dph2 gene encoding diphthamide biosynthesis enzyme Dph2, with protein MSQDASSEGDLRNTGMSLKHDREWDYELERIVEAVNERDAKRVGLQFPEGLKRRGPAVADDLRQLCDDDVTFMLSGQPCYGACDLDTYLMRRTDVFVHFGHSPMKESDKIIYVPLFSNVDPFPIMEDALDDIEGDEVGLVTTAQHMNRFEDMCDWLEERGYTVQTRKGDDRLTYEGQVLGCNYASADIPADDVLYVGGGKFHPLGLAMEHPDKNVVIADPVNNVVTIADTRKFMKQRYASVHKAMDAEKWGVIFCTKIGQGRMEIAEKILEDNENAYLITMDEVTPDRLRNFDMDAFVNTGCPRITTDDGPRFHKPMLTPQEYRIAVGDEPLDSLEFDTFHGTW; from the coding sequence ATGAGCCAGGACGCCTCCTCGGAGGGAGACCTTCGAAACACCGGGATGTCGCTGAAGCACGACCGGGAGTGGGACTACGAACTCGAACGAATCGTCGAAGCCGTCAACGAACGCGACGCCAAGCGCGTCGGCCTCCAGTTCCCCGAGGGACTGAAGCGCCGCGGCCCGGCCGTCGCCGACGACCTCCGACAGCTCTGTGATGACGACGTGACGTTCATGCTCTCCGGCCAGCCGTGTTACGGCGCGTGTGACCTCGACACCTACCTCATGCGGCGGACCGACGTGTTCGTCCACTTCGGCCACTCGCCGATGAAGGAGTCGGACAAAATCATCTACGTCCCGCTGTTCTCCAACGTCGACCCGTTCCCCATCATGGAGGACGCACTCGACGACATCGAGGGCGACGAGGTCGGCCTCGTCACCACCGCCCAGCACATGAACCGCTTCGAGGACATGTGCGACTGGCTCGAAGAGCGCGGCTACACCGTCCAGACCCGCAAGGGCGACGACCGCCTCACCTACGAGGGACAGGTCCTCGGCTGCAACTACGCCTCCGCGGACATCCCGGCGGACGACGTGCTCTACGTCGGCGGCGGCAAGTTCCACCCGCTCGGCCTCGCGATGGAACACCCCGACAAGAACGTCGTCATCGCCGACCCCGTCAACAACGTCGTCACCATCGCCGACACGCGGAAGTTCATGAAACAGCGCTACGCCTCGGTCCACAAGGCGATGGACGCCGAGAAGTGGGGCGTCATCTTCTGTACGAAAATCGGCCAGGGTCGCATGGAAATCGCCGAGAAGATTCTGGAGGACAACGAGAACGCCTACCTCATCACGATGGACGAGGTGACGCCCGACCGGCTCCGGAACTTCGACATGGACGCGTTCGTCAACACCGGCTGCCCGCGCATCACGACCGACGACGGCCCGCGGTTCCACAAGCCGATGCTGACGCCGCAGGAGTACCGCATCGCCGTCGGCGACGAGCCTCTCGACTCCCTCGAGTTCGACACGTTCCACGGCACCTGGTAG
- a CDS encoding peptidylprolyl isomerase produces the protein MSDEQQAEAEQVDEEVESGIQDGDFVRLAYTVRTIEDGDVVDTTDKEVAEEAEIDVEGYEFEPRVVIVGAGHVFPEVDEALIGAEAGDEGTVEIPAADAFGEYDEDEVRTVSANKIDEDDRYPGAQVTIDGDQGRLETIIGGRARVNFNHPLAGEDLEYEYEVLELVDDREEQASGLLGMYLQQAPEVWIQTDEVEEEQVVESDDDEDEDAEPETETVTVEKDTLYIEATPQMTMNQQWMFSKQQIAQDIMQRLDIDRVIVQETIEGGMGGMGGLGGMMGGAGGADIEEAIEDVDIDADELAAELDADEE, from the coding sequence ATGAGCGACGAACAGCAGGCGGAGGCCGAGCAGGTCGATGAAGAGGTCGAGTCCGGTATTCAGGACGGCGACTTCGTCCGCCTCGCGTACACGGTGCGAACGATCGAGGACGGCGACGTCGTCGACACGACGGACAAAGAAGTGGCCGAAGAGGCCGAGATCGACGTCGAGGGCTACGAGTTCGAGCCCCGCGTCGTCATCGTCGGTGCCGGCCACGTCTTCCCCGAGGTCGACGAGGCTCTCATCGGTGCCGAGGCTGGCGACGAGGGTACCGTCGAGATTCCGGCGGCCGACGCCTTCGGCGAGTACGACGAGGACGAGGTGCGCACGGTCAGCGCCAACAAGATCGACGAGGACGACCGCTACCCCGGCGCACAGGTCACCATCGACGGCGACCAGGGTCGTCTGGAGACCATCATCGGCGGTCGCGCCCGCGTCAACTTCAACCACCCCCTCGCCGGCGAGGACCTCGAATACGAGTACGAAGTGCTCGAACTCGTCGACGACCGCGAGGAGCAGGCCTCCGGTCTCCTCGGCATGTACCTCCAGCAGGCCCCTGAAGTCTGGATTCAGACGGACGAGGTCGAAGAGGAGCAGGTCGTCGAGTCCGACGACGACGAGGATGAAGACGCCGAGCCCGAGACGGAGACCGTCACCGTCGAGAAGGACACGCTCTACATCGAGGCGACGCCCCAGATGACGATGAACCAGCAGTGGATGTTCTCCAAGCAGCAGATCGCGCAGGACATCATGCAGCGGCTGGACATCGACCGCGTCATCGTGCAGGAGACCATCGAGGGCGGCATGGGCGGCATGGGCGGCCTCGGCGGTATGATGGGCGGCGCGGGCGGCGCCGACATCGAAGAGGCAATCGAGGACGTCGACATCGACGCCGACGAACTCGCCGCGGAACTCGACGCCGACGAAGAGTAA
- a CDS encoding CDP-4-keto-6-deoxy-D-glucose-3-dehydrase, producing the protein MLAIAGGKGGSGKTTTTLGLASALDGPVLAVDADRDMPNLHAMAGVERPGDTAADGPAGEPSVRAHPTDPTVSVLPAPAGTDDDAFERWLRTAAADGRRAVVDCPAGAGPDAAVPLRVADAVVVVSPLCAPALRDAAKTAAMARALGTPVVGCIISRSRMAPEAVSDLVGAPVLGTVPEESSPVLTRPTVRAAYRRIADKIPGKK; encoded by the coding sequence ATGTTGGCAATCGCGGGCGGCAAGGGCGGCAGCGGAAAGACCACCACGACCCTCGGACTGGCGAGCGCGCTCGACGGCCCGGTGCTCGCCGTCGACGCCGACAGGGACATGCCGAACCTCCACGCGATGGCCGGCGTGGAACGCCCGGGCGACACCGCCGCGGACGGTCCCGCGGGCGAGCCGTCGGTCCGAGCGCATCCGACCGACCCGACCGTCTCCGTGCTTCCGGCACCCGCCGGCACCGACGACGACGCCTTCGAGCGGTGGCTTCGGACCGCCGCGGCCGACGGCCGGCGCGCGGTCGTCGACTGCCCCGCGGGCGCTGGGCCCGATGCCGCCGTCCCGCTCCGCGTCGCCGACGCCGTGGTCGTCGTGTCGCCGCTGTGCGCGCCGGCGCTCCGCGACGCCGCCAAGACGGCCGCGATGGCGCGGGCGCTCGGTACTCCGGTCGTCGGATGTATCATCTCACGTTCACGAATGGCCCCCGAGGCGGTGTCCGACCTCGTGGGCGCGCCGGTGCTCGGGACCGTTCCGGAGGAGTCGTCGCCAGTCCTCACTCGTCCGACAGTTCGGGCCGCGTACCGTCGAATCGCCGACAAGATACCGGGGAAGAAGTAA
- a CDS encoding transcriptional regulator, protein MSRLATGIDVLDRQLGGGIPAGSIVLLAADPASQSELFLHELTTTRGTLWLTTIRSEQAVTDALERNPGPTGSPTVRDVGGDAPLDTASSLVRDLPEGANLVIDVVDVLERSEGARYRKFLNDLQTHMVNTQGLTVLHGLKGESVPDNRDLTEHMADVVFDLDTKIDGSEIVNRLAVPKFRGGRALDETIKLRLAERVTVDTSRDIA, encoded by the coding sequence ATGTCTCGACTGGCGACGGGAATCGACGTGCTCGACCGCCAACTCGGCGGGGGCATTCCCGCGGGGAGCATCGTCCTCCTCGCCGCCGACCCGGCCAGCCAGTCGGAGCTGTTCTTACACGAGCTCACGACCACCCGAGGGACGCTGTGGCTGACGACGATTCGCTCGGAACAGGCCGTCACCGACGCGCTGGAACGGAATCCCGGCCCGACCGGGAGCCCCACCGTCCGCGACGTGGGCGGCGACGCGCCGCTCGACACGGCGAGCAGTCTGGTCCGCGACCTCCCAGAGGGCGCGAACCTCGTCATCGACGTGGTTGACGTACTCGAACGGAGCGAGGGCGCTCGCTATCGGAAGTTCCTCAACGACCTCCAGACGCACATGGTCAACACCCAGGGGCTGACCGTCCTCCACGGGCTGAAAGGCGAGAGCGTTCCGGACAACCGCGACCTGACCGAGCACATGGCCGACGTGGTGTTCGACCTCGACACGAAGATAGACGGCTCGGAAATCGTCAATCGGCTCGCAGTCCCCAAGTTCCGCGGCGGACGGGCGCTCGACGAGACCATCAAGCTCCGGCTCGCGGAGCGCGTCACCGTCGACACCAGCCGCGACATCGCCTGA
- a CDS encoding TIGR00725 family protein, which produces MRVSVIGGSVVPEPVETLAEDVGRLLAQRGHEVVCGGLGGVMEATCRGAKDASGTTIGVLPGEDRDEANPYVDIAVATGLGHARNALVAMNGDAVIAIDGGGGTLSEIGYANVFDRPTAGLRTQQVGSLDGFEPCDSPEDAVAFIEDTV; this is translated from the coding sequence GTGCGCGTGAGCGTCATCGGCGGCAGCGTCGTCCCCGAGCCGGTCGAAACACTCGCCGAAGATGTGGGTCGCCTGCTCGCTCAGCGCGGCCACGAGGTCGTCTGCGGCGGCCTTGGCGGCGTCATGGAGGCGACCTGCCGCGGCGCGAAAGACGCCAGCGGCACGACCATCGGCGTCCTCCCGGGCGAGGACCGCGACGAGGCGAACCCCTACGTCGATATCGCCGTCGCCACCGGACTCGGCCACGCGAGAAACGCGCTCGTCGCCATGAACGGCGACGCCGTCATCGCCATCGACGGCGGCGGCGGAACCCTCTCGGAAATCGGCTACGCCAACGTCTTCGACCGCCCGACGGCCGGGCTCAGAACCCAGCAGGTCGGCTCGCTCGACGGGTTTGAACCGTGCGACTCACCGGAGGATGCCGTGGCGTTCATCGAGGACACGGTCTGA
- a CDS encoding cytochrome C oxidase subunit IV family protein has protein sequence MVSTKLYTAIYVVLFVSATIQVLVEFAGLSYWLAFGVIMVLSAAKAVLVAAYFQHLRFEPRSLTYLVGIGLAAALALTLAASYSLL, from the coding sequence ATGGTATCAACGAAACTCTATACGGCGATTTACGTGGTGTTGTTCGTCTCGGCGACCATCCAAGTGCTGGTCGAGTTCGCCGGGCTGAGTTACTGGCTGGCCTTCGGCGTCATCATGGTTCTGTCGGCCGCGAAGGCGGTGCTGGTCGCGGCGTACTTCCAGCACCTCCGGTTCGAGCCGCGGTCGCTGACGTATCTGGTCGGCATCGGCCTCGCGGCCGCGCTGGCGCTCACGCTCGCGGCATCGTACTCGCTCCTCTGA
- the cyaB gene encoding class IV adenylate cyclase, producing the protein MYEVEVKVRADHDAVRERLDATEAEQVNRVAQTDTYYDAPHRDFAETDEALRLRRESRYEGGDLADEETVVTYKGPLVDESSKTRREYETGVEDGETMDDICEAVGFEPAATVEKDRERFALDGYTVSLDSVSGLGEFVEVEVEVESGVDDAREGAFAVLRDLGLDPGNQIRTSYLGMLLGAPEE; encoded by the coding sequence ATGTACGAAGTCGAGGTCAAGGTCCGCGCGGACCACGACGCGGTTCGCGAGCGACTCGACGCGACCGAAGCCGAACAGGTCAACCGCGTCGCCCAGACGGACACCTACTACGACGCCCCGCACAGGGACTTCGCCGAGACCGACGAGGCGCTCCGACTCCGGCGCGAGTCGCGCTACGAGGGCGGCGACCTCGCCGACGAGGAGACCGTCGTCACCTACAAGGGACCGCTCGTGGACGAGTCGTCGAAAACCCGCCGAGAGTACGAGACGGGCGTCGAAGACGGCGAGACGATGGACGATATCTGCGAAGCGGTCGGCTTCGAACCCGCCGCGACCGTCGAGAAAGACCGCGAGCGGTTCGCCCTCGACGGCTACACCGTCTCGCTCGACTCGGTGTCGGGGCTCGGCGAGTTCGTGGAGGTCGAAGTCGAGGTCGAATCCGGCGTCGACGACGCCCGCGAAGGGGCGTTCGCCGTTCTCCGGGACCTCGGTCTCGACCCCGGCAACCAGATTCGGACCTCCTACCTCGGGATGTTGCTGGGCGCGCCCGAGGAGTAG